The Sphaerisporangium siamense genome includes the window GCCGTCGTCAGATCATCGATGGACGGCGTACGCCCGCGTGATCGTCTGCTTCACCTGGAGGCCGTCCGGGCCGTCCGCCGAGGCCCGCAGCGACACGAAGCCGCGCGAGGAGGGGTTGGTCACCGTGGTGACCCATCCCTCGCCGTCCTGGCGCACCTGCAGCGCCCGCCAGGTCCTGCCGTCGTCGAAGGACGCCTCGATCTTCGGCGTGGAGATCTCGCCGCCCTTGGCGGTGATCGGGATCGTGGTCACCGAGCCGGGCAGGGCGCGGTTGTAGGCGTCCAGCCCCTCGGGGGCGTAGATGATCGAGGGCACCGCGAGCCGCTCTCCCAGCGGCGTGTGCGCCGACCTGAACGTCCAGGTCGAGTGGACCGCGGTCGACAGCGCGGCGTAGGGCGTCCTGCGGCGCGCCGACACGTTCAGCGTGTAGGTCTCCGCGCCGGCCGGGACCGGCGTCAGCAGGACGCACTGGCCGGCGTGGTCGCAGATCTTCAGGTCGGCCCGCTGCAGCACCGTGCGGCCCTTGGCGAGGGTGGCCGTCCCCGTGACGTTCCCGTCCCAGCCGGGACGGCCCTGCCCGCCGTCGGTGAACAGCCCGTCCACGATGTACGCGATCTCGTCCCTGTATCGCAGCACGGGAGGCGCCGCGGGGCCGGCGACGGCCGCGTTCCACACCTCAGACGTGTGACCGGGCTGTGCCGGGCGGCCTGCGCCGTCGAGCAGGACGTAGGCCCCGTCCTCGTGCGTGAACTCCGCGTACCACGCCAGGCCGTGCCCCGGCGTGACGTAGTCGGTCAGCGTGCCGGGGACCTTGACGTCGGACGAGCCGACGCCGAGCACGAAGGCACCGAAGCGGGGCAGGCCCGGCGCGCGGTCGAACCGGGCGGGGGCGGACACGCCCTGCGCCCGCAGGTCCGTGGTGACCTGGGCGAGCTCGGCCTTTCTGAATTGAGCGCCCGGGTCGGCGGGGATGCCGCCGGCCCGGTAGTCGGCCAGGTCGTACCTGACCGTGTCGTTCCCCCCGTTCCCGTCGCTCTCCCACACCGCGCGCAGCAGGTACTCGAGGCCGGGCTGGCGGGACGGCAGGGCGTACAGCTCGCGCCCGGGGTCGGGGCCCTGGGCGGTGACGCTCTCGAACAACGATCCACCGTCGGTCAGGCGCAGGCTGAGCTGGAACGCCCCTGTGGGCCCGGCCTGCGGGTCGTCCACGGCGAAGCGGACCGGGGCGGCCCGGCGCGTGTCCAGGGCCAGGTCGACGTCCGCCTTGTCGATCTTCACCGGTTGGTGGGTGAAGGTGTACGCGCCCGGCTCGTACAGGTCGGCGATCAGGTTCCAGTCGCCGCGCGGCAACCGCGTCGCGCCGGCCCCGCCGGAGAACGGCACCTCCTCCATCTCGCCGGTCTTGACGTCGTAGAGCAGCGCGGCGACGCCGTCGAGGGGCTTGCCGTCCCTGCCGGTCGCCGTCAGTCTCAGGTCGTAGGACTCCGGCTCGACGAAGGCGCCGGCCAGGCTGCGCACGGTCACCTCGCCCGCGGTCGCGGTGACGACGCCCGGGTGGCCGCCCACATCCAGGCCCGCGTCCAGGGTGAGGCGCACCGACGCCGTGCCGTGCGCGGGGACGGTGAGACGGCCGGCGGCCAGGGTGTACGGACCGTCCTCTGCCAGGGCGAGGTCCACCGGCGCGGCCGAGGTGTTGGCGTAGGTGATCTCCTTGGTGACGGGCTCGGTGCCGCCGCCGGGCCAGGGGATGAAGGTCCAGACGTTCGGCGTCTCGGCCACCACGGTCTGGGTGAGCGCGCGCGCCACGTCGACCCGCCCGGCGCCCTGCTGGTACGGCGTCAGCCCCGCGCCGGGCCTGGCCGACGCCATGAGCGCGGCCTTGAGCCGGGCCCCCTTCCAGTCCGGGTGCTGCTGGGACAGGATCGCGGCCGCGCCCACGACGTGCGGGGTGGCCATCGAGGTGCCGCTCTTGGCGACGTAGCGGCCGGTCGTGGTGCCCTTGGCCCCGGCGGCGACGATACCGGCGCCGGGGGCGGTGATGTCCGGCTTGGCCGCGCCGTCGTTCATGCGCGGGCCCTGGCTGGAGAAGCCGGCCAGGGCGTCGGCGCGGTCGACCGCGCCGACCGTCAGCGCGGCCTCGGCGCTGCCGGGGCTGTTGATGGACTTGGCCTTGCCGGAGTTGCCGGCCGCGATGACGAACAGCGTGCCGGTCCGCTCGCTGAGGGTGTTCACCGCCTCCTCGACCGGGTCGAGGCCGCGGGTGTCCGTCCCGCCGACGCTGATGTTGACCACGGGGGCCTTGACCGTGTTCGCGGCCCACTCCATCCCGGCGATCAGGTCGGACTCCTCGACGCCGTAGACCCCGCCGACCTTCCCGAGGGCGATCTTGGCCCCCGGCGCGACGCCCTTGTACCTGCCGTCCGAGGCCCGCCCCGAGCCCGCGACGATGGAGGCCACGTGGGTCCCGTGGCCGACCAGGTCCTTCGTGTCGGGCTCGTCGGAGAAGTTGACCGCCTGGGTGACGACCCCCCGCAGGTCCGGGTGGCGGGCGTCGTAGCCGGAGTCGAGGACGGCCACCGTCACGCCCTTGCCCGTCAGCCCCCTCTTCCAGGCCTCGGGGGCGCCGATCTGCCGCGTGCTCTTGTCGAGCGTGAAGGAGAGCTTGCCGTCCAGCCAGAGCTTGGTGACCCCGGCCGCGAGCGTCTTGGCGGTGGTGCCGGGGCGCAGGTCCCGCCACACGCCGGCGGCCTGGGCCTTCGGCACCCGCGCCGCGGACAGGCCCATGCCGGTCAGGGCGCGCCCGGCCGTCGCGGCCTTGGGCGCGGCGCCGCCCTCGGTCATGATCGGGATGTCGGCGCGGTGGGCGTCGTCGTAGCCCCACTCCAGCAACTGCGTGACGTCGAACAGGCGCCGGTCGACCAGGCCCCTGCCGACGAGCGGGGCCGCGTCCGAGGGCGTCACGTACGTGTGGCCCGCGAACGTCCGGACGGAGAAGGAGACATCACGCCCGGCGCCCGGCCTGACCTGGTAGGCATGCCGGCCTCCGGGGGGCGCCGACACCGTCACGCGGTCGCCCGTGACCAGCGTGACGGTGCCGATCGGGGCGCCTTGTAAGGCGCCGGCCTGTGCCGTGGCCGTCGCGCGGGCCGACGGCACCGCCATCACACCCAGCGCGGTCACGGCCGCGAGGGCGATTGTTGCGGCTTTGCACGTCATCTTCGTCCCTTTGCGGTTCGCTTAACTACGGGTCAATCAAGTAGTACGCGAATAAAAGGGACGAATGGATATCCTGTGCGCAGAAATATTTACGGAAAAGTCGGATTTGGATGGCTTTAAGGGATGCGGAATGCTGTAACACTCGGCGGCGCCGGGAAGCGGAAGGGCCTAATCGGCCCCGGCGGTCACTCTCTGTCGTTCCGCCCGCTCGTCCGCGTGATCGCGCAGCCGAAGCCGTCCGGCGCGGCGGCGGGCCGGGACGCCGGTCCGCCGCCGCGCCGTTCTCAGATCAGCGCTGGACGGCGTACGCCCGCGTGATCGTCTGCTTCACCTGAACCCCGTCCGGGCCCTCGCCCGTGGCGCGCAGGGACACGAAGCCGGGGGAGGAGGGGTTGGCCACCGAGGTGGACCATTCCTTGCCGTCCCGCCGCACCTGCAGCGCCCGCCAGGTCTTGCCGTCGTCGAACGACGCCTCGACCTTGAGCGTGGTCAGGGTGGTGCCGCCATTGACGGTCACCGGGATCCTGGTCACCGAGCCGGGCTTGGCCCGGTTGGAGGCGTCCAGCCCCGCGGGGGCGTACCGCACCGCCGGCAGCGACAGCGTCGCGAAGTCGTCGGTGTGCGCCGAGCGGAACGTCCAGGAGGCGTCGACCGCGGTCGCGAGCGTGGAGTAGGGCACGTCGCGGCGGGCCGACAGGTTCACCGTGTAGCTCGCCGCGGCGGCGGGGACCGTCGCCTGCAGGGCGCACTGGCCGGGGAAGTCGCACTGGTCCAGCGCGGTCTCCTGCAGCACCTTGCCGTCCCCGGACAGGGACGCCTTGCCCGTGATGTTGCCGTCCCAGCCGGACCGGGGCGCGACGTCGCTGAACAGGTTGTCCACGATGTAGACCAGCTCGTCCTGGAACCGCAGCGCGGTCTGCGCGGACGGGCCGATCACCGCCGCGTTCCACACCTCGGAGGTGTGCCCGCGCCGTACGGTGCGACCGCTGAAGTCGAGCGAGGTGTAGTAGTCGCCCACGGTGTGCGCG containing:
- a CDS encoding S8 family serine peptidase yields the protein MTCKAATIALAAVTALGVMAVPSARATATAQAGALQGAPIGTVTLVTGDRVTVSAPPGGRHAYQVRPGAGRDVSFSVRTFAGHTYVTPSDAAPLVGRGLVDRRLFDVTQLLEWGYDDAHRADIPIMTEGGAAPKAATAGRALTGMGLSAARVPKAQAAGVWRDLRPGTTAKTLAAGVTKLWLDGKLSFTLDKSTRQIGAPEAWKRGLTGKGVTVAVLDSGYDARHPDLRGVVTQAVNFSDEPDTKDLVGHGTHVASIVAGSGRASDGRYKGVAPGAKIALGKVGGVYGVEESDLIAGMEWAANTVKAPVVNISVGGTDTRGLDPVEEAVNTLSERTGTLFVIAAGNSGKAKSINSPGSAEAALTVGAVDRADALAGFSSQGPRMNDGAAKPDITAPGAGIVAAGAKGTTTGRYVAKSGTSMATPHVVGAAAILSQQHPDWKGARLKAALMASARPGAGLTPYQQGAGRVDVARALTQTVVAETPNVWTFIPWPGGGTEPVTKEITYANTSAAPVDLALAEDGPYTLAAGRLTVPAHGTASVRLTLDAGLDVGGHPGVVTATAGEVTVRSLAGAFVEPESYDLRLTATGRDGKPLDGVAALLYDVKTGEMEEVPFSGGAGATRLPRGDWNLIADLYEPGAYTFTHQPVKIDKADVDLALDTRRAAPVRFAVDDPQAGPTGAFQLSLRLTDGGSLFESVTAQGPDPGRELYALPSRQPGLEYLLRAVWESDGNGGNDTVRYDLADYRAGGIPADPGAQFRKAELAQVTTDLRAQGVSAPARFDRAPGLPRFGAFVLGVGSSDVKVPGTLTDYVTPGHGLAWYAEFTHEDGAYVLLDGAGRPAQPGHTSEVWNAAVAGPAAPPVLRYRDEIAYIVDGLFTDGGQGRPGWDGNVTGTATLAKGRTVLQRADLKICDHAGQCVLLTPVPAGAETYTLNVSARRRTPYAALSTAVHSTWTFRSAHTPLGERLAVPSIIYAPEGLDAYNRALPGSVTTIPITAKGGEISTPKIEASFDDGRTWRALQVRQDGEGWVTTVTNPSSRGFVSLRASADGPDGLQVKQTITRAYAVHR